Proteins from one Petrotoga sp. 9PW.55.5.1 genomic window:
- a CDS encoding P-loop NTPase gives MNRIYHDQAASLREEFINVPTKIITVLSGKGGVGKSIFSVNIATDLASKGKKVLLFDSDAGFANASILLGNSLKNTLSDYMKGNISFRDCVQETNYGVKIISTGFDFTDWQIFQNNFNDSILNEFLILLRDIDYFIIDVGAGYSEKLNNFYINSDTIFLVTVPEPTAIVNGYTLLKALSLLKVEGEIEIILNMVKNKNEVNSVKSVLSNTTRRFLNREIKNFYEISYDENVHLSVKRQIPLVSLKSSSRFSKDIMSITTNILNLKVEHPISFTMRLKQIFSKSSTN, from the coding sequence ATGAACCGTATATATCATGATCAGGCCGCTAGCTTAAGAGAAGAATTCATAAATGTACCAACAAAAATAATTACTGTATTAAGCGGCAAAGGAGGAGTTGGAAAATCTATATTTTCAGTTAATATTGCAACTGATTTAGCCTCCAAAGGTAAAAAGGTTTTGTTGTTTGATTCTGATGCAGGTTTTGCAAACGCTTCAATATTACTTGGAAACAGTTTAAAAAATACGTTGAGCGATTATATGAAAGGCAATATATCTTTCAGAGATTGTGTACAAGAAACTAATTATGGGGTAAAAATAATTAGTACAGGTTTTGACTTTACTGATTGGCAAATATTCCAAAATAATTTTAATGATTCTATATTAAATGAATTTTTAATTTTGTTAAGAGATATAGATTATTTTATAATAGATGTAGGAGCAGGATATTCTGAAAAGTTAAACAACTTTTATATAAACTCCGATACTATTTTTCTTGTTACTGTTCCAGAACCAACAGCAATAGTCAATGGTTATACATTATTGAAGGCTTTATCTTTGCTGAAAGTCGAAGGAGAAATAGAAATAATATTGAATATGGTAAAAAACAAGAATGAAGTAAACAGTGTAAAATCTGTTTTATCTAACACAACGAGAAGATTTCTTAACAGAGAAATCAAAAATTTTTATGAAATATCTTATGATGAGAATGTACATTTAAGTGTAAAGAGACAAATCCCTTTGGTTTCATTAAAAAGTAGCAGTAGATTTTCAAAAGATATAATGAGCATAACAACAAATATTTTAAATCTAAAAGTAGAACATCCTATTAGCTTCACAATGCGTTTAAAACAGATTTTTAGCAAAAGTAGTACTAATTAA
- the fliP gene encoding flagellar type III secretion system pore protein FliP (The bacterial flagellar biogenesis protein FliP forms a type III secretion system (T3SS)-type pore required for flagellar assembly.), which produces MKKIIVISFLLIISFNIVYSQNLTQIPGINIQINTEEEPNNLNTTLTILLIVTVLSLAPGFLMLFTSFTRIVVVLSFLRQAMGTRQAPPNQVMLALALFLTIMIMFPVFNGVYQEAIVPYNQNEISYEEAIQISWQQFKNFMISEIVAHKNEDDIYMLASSMGETIDNIEDTPFQILVPAFAISELEIAFKMSILLYLPFIIVDMVVASILLSMGMIMIPPILISLPFKIMIFVMVNGWDLLIGGLVRSFVRG; this is translated from the coding sequence ATCAAAAAAATAATAGTCATATCATTTTTACTTATTATTTCTTTTAATATCGTATACTCACAAAATTTAACTCAAATCCCAGGAATAAACATACAAATCAATACAGAAGAAGAACCAAATAATTTAAATACAACACTCACAATTCTTTTGATAGTAACTGTCTTATCATTAGCTCCTGGCTTTTTAATGCTATTCACCTCTTTTACAAGGATTGTGGTTGTTTTAAGCTTTTTAAGACAGGCCATGGGAACAAGACAAGCCCCGCCCAATCAAGTTATGTTAGCTTTAGCTCTTTTTTTAACTATAATGATCATGTTTCCAGTATTCAATGGAGTATATCAGGAAGCTATTGTACCTTATAACCAAAACGAAATAAGTTATGAAGAAGCTATTCAAATTAGTTGGCAACAATTTAAAAATTTTATGATTTCTGAGATAGTTGCTCATAAAAACGAAGACGATATTTACATGCTAGCATCTTCCATGGGAGAAACAATAGATAATATAGAAGACACTCCATTCCAAATATTAGTTCCAGCCTTTGCAATAAGCGAACTCGAAATAGCTTTTAAAATGAGCATTTTACTTTATTTACCTTTTATAATAGTTGATATGGTTGTTGCAAGTATTCTTCTTTCTATGGGAATGATTATGATTCCACCGATCCTTATATCGTTACCTTTTAAAATAATGATTTTTGTTATGGTAAACGGATGGGACCTTTTGATTGGAGGATTGGTTAGAAGTTTTGTTAGAGGGTGA
- the flhB gene encoding flagellar biosynthesis protein FlhB: protein MDKKIYDAPISIDLQLFADPDKTEDPTPRRLEKAREEGNIPQSNEFNMAISFLSMSLFLWVIFEALIDDIFRVFNDYLSLDVEFLPENILNYELTAHMNLYLKLIMFFAVAVIVSILLGMIQTKFLFTFKSLKLDLGKIIPIKGFKRMFSLRSVIELIKALLKLTVLGFMTYNIIKSNWNKILSLAEEEVGLSLSVIFDLVINVLFQLGIALLLLSLFDFWYQRYEYKKELKMSKYEVKQEHKEIEGNPEIKQKQREIMRNLARTRMMQKVPEADVVVTNPTHYAVAIEYNPEKMGAPVVVAKGKDEVAFKIRDIAFKSGVPILERPQIARKLYQEVDINEEIPEDMYTLVAEVLAYVYKLQ from the coding sequence ATGGATAAGAAAATCTATGATGCTCCTATCTCAATAGATCTTCAACTTTTTGCCGATCCTGACAAAACTGAAGATCCTACTCCAAGACGTTTAGAAAAAGCAAGAGAAGAAGGAAATATTCCTCAATCTAATGAATTTAATATGGCTATTAGTTTTTTAAGCATGTCCCTTTTTTTATGGGTAATCTTTGAAGCTTTGATAGATGATATATTCAGAGTGTTTAATGATTATTTATCTTTAGATGTAGAGTTTTTACCTGAAAATATACTTAATTATGAATTGACAGCTCATATGAATTTATACCTTAAGTTGATAATGTTTTTCGCAGTTGCAGTGATAGTATCAATTCTATTAGGAATGATTCAAACAAAATTTTTATTCACTTTTAAATCTTTAAAGTTGGATTTGGGTAAAATCATTCCTATTAAAGGTTTTAAAAGAATGTTCTCTCTTAGATCAGTAATTGAATTAATCAAGGCTCTTCTCAAATTAACAGTTTTAGGTTTTATGACTTATAATATTATAAAATCAAATTGGAACAAAATCCTTTCTTTGGCTGAAGAAGAGGTGGGGTTATCGCTTTCAGTTATCTTTGATTTAGTAATAAATGTTCTTTTTCAACTTGGAATAGCGCTACTTTTGCTAAGTTTATTCGACTTTTGGTATCAAAGGTATGAATACAAGAAAGAATTAAAAATGAGTAAATACGAAGTAAAACAAGAGCACAAAGAAATAGAAGGTAATCCGGAAATTAAACAAAAACAAAGAGAAATAATGAGAAATTTAGCTAGAACCAGAATGATGCAAAAAGTTCCAGAGGCAGATGTAGTAGTAACTAATCCTACTCATTACGCGGTAGCTATTGAATACAATCCAGAAAAAATGGGTGCCCCTGTAGTTGTAGCAAAAGGGAAAGATGAAGTAGCTTTCAAAATTAGAGATATTGCTTTTAAAAGTGGTGTGCCTATATTAGAAAGACCTCAAATTGCTAGAAAATTGTATCAAGAAGTAGATATAAATGAAGAAATACCAGAAGATATGTACACATTAGTAGCAGAAGTCTTAGCATATGTTTATAAACTACAATAA
- the fliQ gene encoding flagellar biosynthesis protein FliQ, producing MIFLSEEVLIEIFENGIFVFLRVVSPILIISVAVGLIISIFQAVTQLHEQTLTFAPKIIITFLVLAFIFSWIIQNLSDFTFELFTRYLGMV from the coding sequence GTGATTTTTTTGAGTGAAGAAGTGTTGATAGAAATTTTTGAAAACGGGATTTTTGTGTTTTTAAGAGTAGTTTCTCCAATACTTATCATAAGTGTGGCAGTTGGGCTAATTATAAGTATATTTCAAGCGGTTACTCAGTTGCATGAACAAACTTTGACTTTTGCACCCAAAATCATCATTACCTTTTTAGTTTTGGCTTTTATATTTTCATGGATAATTCAGAATTTATCTGACTTTACCTTTGAGTTATTCACACGTTATTTAGGAATGGTTTAA
- the flhF gene encoding flagellar biosynthesis protein FlhF: MQIKKLTVKSISEAMDKIRKEFGEDAYILETKKVKKGGFFGIGGQKYLEVTVLSENNEIRQDKKTDDKIKKASNSTYSLTDLLKRNSESTYRTNNKHQINNSYQQNLDEKILNSEFLNFIEKNRQISAKLDESAKSFYQKNENKNNMESIPNQNIPKESLQLDELKKMVQNLNKKMEVNNQYLMDIKEELYNKSYSKNFIRSFLSTLEDIKIEENWKKQEIIKNRFEKRLTQCINTKNFYEIKGKVMFIGPTGVGKTTTLAKIAAKLKKESKKVAIVTIDTYRIAATDQLKTYADILDLPLYVCYTPQDLKFTLESLLSYDTILIDTAGRSHKNNLQMGELKVYIDTIKPDFTIMLISSNINCEDMMHIFDSYSYLNPDELIFTKLDETSSYGQIFSFLDYSGLPFLGITDGQRVPEDIKFASKEWLIELAVEEVFK, from the coding sequence ATGCAAATTAAAAAGCTAACCGTTAAAAGTATTTCCGAAGCCATGGATAAGATTAGAAAAGAATTTGGCGAGGATGCTTATATTTTGGAAACAAAAAAAGTAAAAAAAGGTGGCTTTTTTGGTATTGGAGGTCAAAAATATTTAGAGGTAACAGTTTTAAGTGAGAATAACGAAATAAGACAAGACAAAAAAACCGATGATAAAATAAAAAAAGCTTCAAATAGCACTTATTCTTTAACCGATTTGTTAAAAAGGAATTCTGAATCAACTTATAGAACAAATAATAAACATCAAATAAATAACTCATATCAACAAAATCTTGATGAAAAAATCTTAAACTCTGAATTTTTAAACTTTATTGAAAAAAACAGACAAATTTCTGCTAAATTAGACGAAAGCGCTAAATCTTTCTACCAGAAAAATGAAAATAAAAATAATATGGAAAGTATCCCAAATCAAAATATCCCAAAAGAAAGTCTTCAACTTGATGAATTAAAAAAAATGGTTCAAAATTTAAATAAAAAAATGGAAGTCAACAATCAGTATCTAATGGATATAAAAGAAGAACTTTACAACAAGTCTTATTCAAAAAATTTTATTCGAAGTTTTTTATCCACCCTGGAAGATATAAAAATTGAAGAAAATTGGAAAAAACAAGAAATAATTAAAAACAGATTTGAAAAACGCCTTACCCAATGTATTAATACAAAAAATTTCTATGAAATTAAAGGAAAAGTTATGTTTATTGGTCCTACAGGAGTGGGTAAAACTACTACTTTGGCAAAAATAGCAGCAAAATTAAAAAAAGAAAGTAAAAAAGTTGCTATTGTAACGATAGATACATATAGAATCGCCGCAACTGACCAATTAAAAACTTATGCAGACATATTAGACCTTCCGTTATATGTATGCTATACCCCACAAGATTTAAAATTTACATTAGAATCTTTATTGAGCTACGATACTATACTTATAGATACAGCAGGTAGAAGTCATAAAAACAATCTACAAATGGGGGAACTAAAAGTTTATATAGATACCATTAAACCTGATTTTACTATAATGTTGATTTCATCAAATATAAATTGTGAAGATATGATGCACATTTTCGATAGTTATAGTTACTTAAATCCTGATGAATTGATTTTCACAAAATTAGATGAAACTTCTTCTTATGGGCAAATTTTTTCTTTTTTAGATTACTCAGGTCTACCTTTCTTAGGAATAACGGATGGACAAAGAGTCCCTGAAGATATAAAATTTGCCTCAAAAGAGTGGTTAATAGAACTGGCAGTCGAGGAGGTATTCAAATGA
- a CDS encoding flagellar biosynthetic protein FliO, which translates to MSTAYATNTSNLVDVTFWFVAIIFLVILLLILYFFLAKTAKKGPKNKEIKMAKKYYLDRNLYIAIIKVFEEYYVTLVTSDSTEVLRKLNNEEVEEITKENLNFVDTLSKVLKREKTPKEKEDKKSKK; encoded by the coding sequence ATGTCTACAGCTTATGCAACTAACACTAGTAACCTCGTTGATGTAACTTTCTGGTTTGTAGCAATAATATTTCTAGTAATTTTATTGTTGATATTATATTTTTTCCTTGCTAAAACAGCAAAAAAAGGTCCAAAAAATAAAGAAATTAAGATGGCAAAAAAATATTATTTGGATAGGAATTTGTATATAGCGATAATAAAAGTATTTGAAGAATATTATGTTACCCTTGTAACTTCTGATTCCACAGAGGTTTTAAGAAAGTTAAATAATGAGGAAGTAGAAGAAATAACAAAAGAAAATCTTAATTTTGTAGACACTCTTTCTAAAGTTTTGAAAAGGGAGAAAACACCAAAAGAAAAGGAAGATAAAAAATCAAAAAAATAA
- the flhA gene encoding flagellar biosynthesis protein FlhA: MNFKGFDIVISILIVGIVILMVIPIPPFLLDFLQLLNIILSIVILLATLYLRRALDISIFPSLLLVMTIFRLALNVSSTRLILLNGKNFEGKVIRAFGDFVVGGNYIVGIIIFLILVIIQFLVITKGTERISEVAARFTLDAMPGKQMSIDADLSSGLINEEQARQSREDIRREADFYGAMDGASKFVRGDAIAGLIITLINLVGGLIIGMMQQGLSIGEAAEIFALLTVGDGLVAQIPALLISTSAGMIVSRAASKDNFGRDLIIQLTQDTRVLNISGGILIILGSLTPIPVFPSLILGGGLLFVAYINLQNEKQKPVLQSVGASEGTEEIGSSGTGSGRRGKNIPGVFLPPLTSPEEVSEVLQGDTIEIDIGYGLIPLADPNQGGDLLDRITVVRKQLAYELGIIISPIRIRDSVLLSSNEYVIKLRGVEVGRFELIPERLLAINSGMASEELPGIKTKEPAFGLDAFWIDESLKEEAIEKGYTTVDAPSVFATHLSEMIKKYAHEIIGIKEVEILVDGLRVEYASLVDILIPTMLKMHEVKKILSALLYEKVSIRNLSLIFESLIEAADKYGNNIEKLVENIRQALGRQIVESLKSEDGELHAVALDPNIEKKISESTIEGDYGRILVLNPEYSNVLVHKISKSLENMMIKGYNPVLICSKNIRYPFARFILKFIQNINIIAYEEIPSDTSLSVNEIVEFEGGNSDAN, encoded by the coding sequence ATGAATTTTAAAGGTTTTGATATTGTTATTTCCATATTGATTGTGGGAATAGTTATTTTGATGGTTATACCAATACCACCTTTTTTATTAGATTTCCTACAACTTTTGAATATAATCCTATCAATAGTTATTCTACTTGCTACCTTATACTTAAGAAGGGCTTTGGATATTTCTATATTCCCTTCTTTATTGTTGGTAATGACTATCTTTAGATTAGCCTTAAACGTATCTTCTACGCGTTTAATTCTACTTAACGGGAAAAATTTCGAAGGTAAAGTTATAAGAGCTTTTGGAGATTTTGTAGTAGGAGGAAATTATATTGTTGGTATTATAATATTTCTGATACTTGTTATAATACAATTTCTTGTTATAACTAAGGGTACAGAAAGGATTTCAGAAGTTGCAGCTAGATTTACTTTGGATGCAATGCCTGGAAAGCAAATGAGTATAGACGCTGATTTATCTTCAGGATTGATAAATGAAGAGCAAGCAAGGCAAAGTAGAGAAGATATAAGAAGAGAAGCGGATTTCTACGGTGCTATGGATGGAGCTAGTAAATTTGTTAGAGGGGATGCAATAGCTGGTTTGATCATAACGTTGATAAATTTAGTAGGTGGTTTAATAATAGGTATGATGCAACAAGGATTATCGATTGGTGAAGCTGCAGAAATATTTGCCTTATTAACCGTTGGAGATGGACTCGTAGCTCAGATTCCTGCATTATTAATCTCAACATCCGCTGGGATGATAGTTTCTAGAGCAGCATCTAAAGATAATTTTGGAAGAGATTTAATCATACAATTAACCCAAGATACCAGGGTTTTAAATATTTCTGGAGGTATTTTAATAATTTTAGGTTCGCTAACTCCTATTCCAGTATTCCCCTCATTGATATTAGGTGGGGGATTGTTGTTTGTTGCTTATATTAACCTTCAAAACGAAAAGCAAAAACCAGTCTTACAAAGTGTTGGAGCTTCCGAAGGTACTGAAGAAATAGGTAGTTCGGGAACTGGTTCTGGACGTAGAGGCAAAAATATTCCCGGTGTTTTTTTACCTCCTTTAACTAGCCCTGAAGAAGTTTCAGAGGTTTTACAAGGAGATACAATTGAAATAGATATAGGATATGGTCTGATTCCTCTAGCTGATCCAAACCAAGGAGGAGATCTTCTAGATAGAATAACTGTTGTAAGAAAGCAACTAGCCTATGAACTAGGAATAATAATTTCTCCAATTAGAATAAGAGATAGTGTTCTATTAAGTTCGAATGAATATGTTATTAAATTGAGAGGAGTTGAAGTAGGAAGATTTGAATTAATACCTGAAAGATTATTAGCTATAAATTCCGGAATGGCTTCTGAGGAATTACCGGGGATAAAAACTAAAGAACCTGCATTTGGACTTGATGCCTTTTGGATAGATGAAAGTTTAAAAGAAGAAGCTATTGAAAAAGGATACACAACCGTTGATGCTCCTAGTGTTTTTGCTACACATCTTTCTGAAATGATTAAAAAATATGCCCATGAGATTATAGGTATCAAAGAAGTGGAAATTTTAGTAGATGGCTTAAGAGTCGAATATGCTTCTCTTGTTGATATTCTTATCCCTACAATGTTAAAAATGCATGAAGTCAAAAAGATCTTAAGTGCACTTTTATACGAAAAAGTTTCTATAAGAAATTTATCATTAATTTTTGAAAGTTTGATTGAAGCTGCTGATAAATATGGAAACAATATTGAAAAGTTGGTAGAAAATATTAGGCAAGCACTTGGAAGACAGATTGTTGAAAGTTTAAAATCTGAAGATGGAGAATTACACGCTGTGGCGTTAGATCCAAATATTGAAAAGAAAATCTCCGAATCAACTATTGAAGGAGATTATGGTAGAATCCTTGTTTTAAATCCCGAATATTCTAACGTTCTAGTACACAAAATTTCAAAATCCCTCGAAAATATGATGATAAAAGGATATAACCCTGTTTTGATATGTTCAAAAAATATCAGATATCCATTTGCTAGATTTATCTTAAAATTTATACAAAATATTAACATAATTGCTTATGAGGAAATTCCTTCTGATACTTCTCTTAGTGTCAATGAAATTGTGGAATTTGAAGGAGGAAACTCCGATGCAAATTAA
- the fliR gene encoding flagellar biosynthetic protein FliR — protein sequence MVLENLSYSLWVYFFIFARIAGITFFLPFFSTRFAPVQVKAFITLFISYLVLLENNGTFPINSSPLAIVFYLVMNFLFGTTVGLIANIIFYAFQFAGETIGIQIGFAMANVFDPVTNDEISLISEFSFLLSVFLFFLFKGPMILYSIIIDSFDKIPIVFTFNPEGYFVFSQKLFDVFSIGIQLAMPLVAFMILIKVALGIVSRLIPQVNVFMVGIPLEILVGFLLLIGVIVIWEDQFSYLFFQLIEWIRKSMMLLSQ from the coding sequence TTGGTTTTAGAAAATTTATCCTACTCATTATGGGTTTATTTTTTTATATTTGCAAGAATTGCAGGAATAACATTTTTTCTACCTTTTTTTAGTACAAGATTTGCTCCAGTTCAAGTCAAAGCCTTTATAACCCTTTTTATATCGTATTTAGTACTTTTAGAGAACAATGGTACTTTCCCAATTAATTCATCTCCATTAGCCATCGTATTTTATTTAGTAATGAATTTCCTTTTTGGAACCACAGTAGGATTGATAGCAAATATTATATTTTATGCTTTTCAATTTGCTGGAGAAACTATAGGAATACAGATAGGATTTGCTATGGCTAACGTATTTGATCCAGTGACAAACGATGAAATTTCATTAATATCCGAATTCAGTTTTTTACTAAGTGTTTTTCTTTTTTTTCTTTTTAAAGGTCCAATGATACTTTATTCAATTATAATAGATTCATTTGATAAGATACCAATCGTGTTTACCTTTAATCCGGAAGGTTATTTTGTTTTTTCACAGAAATTGTTTGATGTGTTTTCTATTGGAATTCAACTTGCAATGCCTTTAGTTGCATTTATGATTTTGATTAAAGTTGCTCTTGGTATTGTTTCTAGGCTGATTCCACAAGTTAATGTTTTCATGGTTGGTATCCCCTTGGAAATATTGGTAGGATTTTTATTATTAATTGGAGTGATAGTAATTTGGGAAGATCAATTTTCATATCTTTTTTTTCAACTAATCGAATGGATAAGAAAATCTATGATGCTCCTATCTCAATAG
- a CDS encoding response regulator: protein MAKRVLVVDDAAFMRMMLKDILTKANYEIVGEAANGQEAVDKYQELKPDFVTMDITMPVKDGIQAIKEIVKIDPSARIIVCSAMGQQAMVIESIQAGAKDFIVKPFQPNRVIEALQKLE from the coding sequence ATGGCTAAGAGAGTCTTAGTAGTCGATGATGCAGCTTTTATGAGAATGATGTTAAAGGACATATTAACAAAAGCTAATTATGAAATAGTTGGAGAAGCGGCTAATGGTCAAGAAGCAGTTGATAAATATCAAGAGCTGAAACCTGATTTTGTTACAATGGATATTACGATGCCCGTAAAAGATGGTATACAAGCTATAAAAGAAATAGTTAAGATTGACCCAAGTGCCAGAATAATCGTATGTAGTGCAATGGGTCAACAAGCTATGGTAATTGAATCTATACAAGCAGGAGCCAAAGATTTTATAGTAAAGCCTTTCCAACCGAACAGAGTTATTGAAGCTTTACAAAAATTGGAGTAA